One Theropithecus gelada isolate Dixy chromosome 20, Tgel_1.0, whole genome shotgun sequence DNA segment encodes these proteins:
- the ZNF75A gene encoding zinc finger protein 75A isoform X2 — translation MQENYETVISLALFVLPKPKVISCLEQGEEPWVQVSREFKDSAGKSTGLKLKNDTENHQPVSLSDLEIQASADIISKKAKVKVPQKTAGKENHFDIHRVGKWHQDFPVKKRKKLSTWKQELLKLMDRHKKDCAREKPFKCQECGKTFRVSSDLIKHQRIHTEEKPYKCQQCDKRFRWSSDLNKHLTTHQGIKPYKCSWCGKSFSQNTNLHTHQRTHTGEKPFTCHECGKKFSQNSHLIKHRRTHTGEQPYTCSICRRNFSRRSSLLRHQKLHL, via the exons ATGCAGGAAAACTATGAGACTGTCATCTCTCTAG CATTGTTTGTGCTCCCCAAACCTAAAGTGATCTCCTGTCTAGAGCAAGGGGAAGAGCCATGGGTTCAAGTGTCCCGGGAGTTTAAGGATAGTGCCGGAAAATCTACAG GGTTAAAGCTCAAAAATGACACTGAAAATCATCAGCCTGTATCTCTTTCTGACTTAGAAATACAAGCATCAGCAGACATCATATCAAAAAAGGCCAAAGTAAAAGTTCCCCAGAAAACAGCAGgcaaagaaaatcattttgataTTCACAGAGTGGGGAAATGGCACCAAGATTTTccagtgaagaaaagaaagaaactttcaacCTGGAAACAAGAGCTGCTCAAACTTATGGATCGTCACAAGAAGGATTGTGCAAGAGAGAAGCCTTTTAAATGTCAGGAATGTGGGAAAACCTTCAGAGTTAGCTCTGACCTGATTAAGCACCAAAGAATTCACACTGaagagaaaccctataaatgtcAACAGTGTGATAAGAGGTTTAGGTGGAGTTCAGATCTTAATAAGCACTTAACAACACACCAAGGAATAAAACCATATAAATGTTCGTGGTGTGGGAAAAGCTTCAGTCAAAATACAAATCTACATACACACCAAAGAACTCATACAGGAGAAAAGCCCTTCACATGTCATGAATGTGGAAAAAAATTCAGTCAGAACTCCCACCTTATTAAACACCGGAGAACCCACACAGGTGAGCAGCCATATACTTGCAGCATATGCAGGAGAAATTTCAGCAGGCGGTCAAGCCTTCTTAGACACCAGAAACTCCACCTGTGA